A window of Parasynechococcus marenigrum WH 8102 contains these coding sequences:
- a CDS encoding ferredoxin-thioredoxin reductase variable chain: MQAGDKVTVEASVVVFNHPQHRGEAFDMKGQSGEVVSVLNDWKGRVISPTLPVIVAFGRYKAHFRADELTTAG; the protein is encoded by the coding sequence ATGCAGGCGGGAGACAAAGTGACGGTGGAGGCCTCCGTTGTGGTCTTCAACCATCCCCAGCATCGGGGTGAAGCGTTTGACATGAAGGGTCAGAGCGGAGAGGTGGTGTCCGTTCTGAACGACTGGAAGGGTCGTGTGATCAGTCCCACCCTGCCGGTGATCGTGGCCTTCGGTCGCTACAAGGCGCATTTCCGCGCCGACGAACTCACGACGGCCGGGTGA